In a genomic window of Tachysurus vachellii isolate PV-2020 chromosome 13, HZAU_Pvac_v1, whole genome shotgun sequence:
- the slitrk4 gene encoding SLIT and NTRK-like protein 4 isoform X2 translates to MLLLVLLAFFVSSAFSDSDTELSAETCSACSCMSIENVLYVNCEKITVYRPTQLLPPQSSLYHLNFQKNLLYILYPNTFLNFTHAVSLQLGNNKLQNIEGGAFMGLSALKQLHLNNNELKELRADTFRGIENLEYLQADYNLIKYIEKGAFNKLHKLKVVILNDNLIQSLPENIFRFASLTHLDIRGNRIQKLPYLGVLEHIGRIVELQLDDNPWNCTCDLLPLKAWLENMPYNIFIGEAICETPSDLYGRLLKETNKQELCPLGVGSDFDVRMPPSQPDFGHTISNISPSTIAPSVTKAPKTTNPSKIYGNGIVAGIPVGKNGQIVSYQTRVPPLSCPQPCVCKAHPSDFGISVSCQERNIQSLADLTPRPPNSKKLHLSGNYIRNISPTDFQGFEGLDLLHLGSNQISTVQKGVFGNLTNLRRLYLNGNQLEQLHPEMFLGLSNLQYLYLEYNAIKEVLAGTFNSMPNLQLLYLNNNVLRSLPAYIFAGVPLARLNLKNNHFMTLPVSGVLDQLKSLTQIDLEGNPWECSCDLVALKLWLEKLNEGVAAKEVRCASPVQFANIELRELKNEILCPKLIARPPFILTSATPLATSMSPAGVGKAPPGGPVPLSIMILSILVVLILTVFVAFCLLVFVLRRNKKPAGRQEGLGNQECGSMQLQLRRHNHKCNKNDDLGGETFIPQTIEHMSKAHTCGLRDSDAGFKFADSQRPKMFLRNSADNDKDSLTLDARKRLSTIDELEEFLPGRESSLFLHNYLENKKDFNSIGYF, encoded by the coding sequence ATGCTGCTGCTTGTTCTGTTGGCCTTTTTCGTATCGAGTGCATTTTCTGACTCGGATACTGAACTCTCAGCCGAGACCTGCAGTGCCTGCTCTTGCATGTCCATTGAGAACGTCCTCTATGTGAACTGTGAGAAAATAACTGTGTACAGGCCAACGCAGCTGCTCCCTCCACAATCCAGCCTCTACCATTTGAATTTCCAGAAAAACCTTTTGTACATTCTTTACCCGAACACTTTTCTGAATTTCACGCACGCAGTTTCTCTCCAGCTGGGCAACAACAAGCTGCAGAACATCGAGGGAGGGGCCTTCATGGGACTCAGTGCATTAAAACAGTTGCACTTAAATaacaatgaattaaaagagCTCAGAGCTGACACTTTCCGGGGGATTGAAAACTTGGAATACCTCCAGGCTGACTACAATTTAATCAAGTATATTGAGAAGGGAGCCTTCAACAAATTACATAAGCTAAAGGTTGTAATTCTAAATGACAATCTTATACAGAGCCTGCCTGAGAACATATTCCGCTTTGCCTCCCTCACACACTTGGATATAAGAGGAAACCGGATACAGAAACTCCCTTACCTTGGAGTTTTGGAGCATATTGGAAGGATAGTGGAATTGCAACTGGATGACAACCCATGGAATTGCACTTGTGATTTGTTACCTCTGAAAGCTTGGTTGGAGAATATGCCCTATAACATTTTCATTGGAGAGGCTATATGTGAGACTCCCAGTGACTTATATGGCCGACTTTTGAAAGAGACCAATAAACAAGAACTATGCCCTCTCGGAGTTGGCAGTGACTTTGATGTGAGGATGCCCCCTTCTCAGCCAGATTTTGGACACACCATATCTAACATTTCACCGTCTACAATAGCACCCTCAGTTACCAAAGCGCCGAAAACTACAAACCCCTCCAAAATCTATGGGAATGGAATTGTTGCTGGTATTCCAGTGGGTAAAAATGGCCAAATCGTATCCTACCAAACCCGAGTCCCTCCCCTTTCCTGTCCTCAGCCCTGCGTTTGCAAAGCTCATCCATCTGATTTCGGCATCAGTGTGAGTTGTCAGGAAAGAAATATCCAGAGTCTAGCTGATCTTACACCCAGACCTCCAAATTCCAAGAAGTTGCACCTCAGTGGTAATTACATTAGAAATATCAGCCCCACTGACTTCCAAGGGTTTGAAGGATTAGATCTCTTACACCTGGGCAGTAATCAAATATCCACTGTTCAAAAAGGTGTGTTTGGAAATCTGACCAACCTGCGCAGGCTATACCTTAATGGAAATCAGCTTGAGCAGCTTCACCCGGAAATGTTCCTCGGCCTCAGTAACCTCCAGTATTTGTATTTGGAATATAATGCTATAAAGGAGGTGTTAGCGGGGACATTTAACTCCATGCCAAATTTGCAGCTCTTGTATCTAAACAACAATGTGCTCCGAAGCCTCCCTGCGTACATTTTTGCTGGTGTGCCTCTTGCTCGGTTGAATCTAAAGAACAATCACTTTATGACTTTGCCTGTGAGTGGCGTGCTGGACCAGCTCAAATCTCTCACTCAGATAGATCTTGAAGGCAATCCCTGGGAATGCTCATGTGATTTAGTCGCTTTGAAACTGTGGTTGGAGAAGCTGAATGAGGGGGTGGCTGCCAAGGAGGTCAGATGTGCATCCCCAGTGCAGTTTGCAAACATTGAGCTGAGGGAGCTGAAAAACGAGATCCTGTGTCCTAAGCTCATAGCCAGGCCTCCTTTTATCCTGACTAGCGCAACCCCTCTGGCCACGTCAATGTCACCTGCTGGAGTCGGGAAGGCACCTCCTGGTGGGCCGGTGCCTCTGTCAATCATGATTTTGAGCATCCTGGTGGTCTTGATCCTCACAGTGTTTGTTGCTTTCTGCCTCTTAGTCTTCGTGCTCAGGCGAAACAAAAAGCCTGCTGGGAGGCAGGAGGGACTTGGCAACCAGGAGTGTGGCTCCATGCAGCTCCAGCTGAGGAGGCACAACCACAAATGCAACAAAAACGATGACCTGGGCGGGGAGACCTTTATCCCGCAGACCATTGAGCACATGAGCAAAGCCCACACTTGTGGATTGAGAGACTCAGATGCCGGCTTCAAGTTTGCCGACTCCCAGAGACCGAAAATGTTCTTACGCAACAGCGCAGACAACGACAAGGACTCTCTAACGCTGGACGCCAGGAAACGATTAAGTACCATTGATGAGCTGGAGGAGTTCCTACCTGGAAGAGAGTCCAGCCTGTTCCTCCACAACTACTTGGAGAACAAAAAGGATTTCAACAGTATAGGG
- the slitrk4 gene encoding SLIT and NTRK-like protein 4 isoform X1: MLLLVLLAFFVSSAFSDSDTELSAETCSACSCMSIENVLYVNCEKITVYRPTQLLPPQSSLYHLNFQKNLLYILYPNTFLNFTHAVSLQLGNNKLQNIEGGAFMGLSALKQLHLNNNELKELRADTFRGIENLEYLQADYNLIKYIEKGAFNKLHKLKVVILNDNLIQSLPENIFRFASLTHLDIRGNRIQKLPYLGVLEHIGRIVELQLDDNPWNCTCDLLPLKAWLENMPYNIFIGEAICETPSDLYGRLLKETNKQELCPLGVGSDFDVRMPPSQPDFGHTISNISPSTIAPSVTKAPKTTNPSKIYGNGIVAGIPVGKNGQIVSYQTRVPPLSCPQPCVCKAHPSDFGISVSCQERNIQSLADLTPRPPNSKKLHLSGNYIRNISPTDFQGFEGLDLLHLGSNQISTVQKGVFGNLTNLRRLYLNGNQLEQLHPEMFLGLSNLQYLYLEYNAIKEVLAGTFNSMPNLQLLYLNNNVLRSLPAYIFAGVPLARLNLKNNHFMTLPVSGVLDQLKSLTQIDLEGNPWECSCDLVALKLWLEKLNEGVAAKEVRCASPVQFANIELRELKNEILCPKLIARPPFILTSATPLATSMSPAGVGKAPPGGPVPLSIMILSILVVLILTVFVAFCLLVFVLRRNKKPAGRQEGLGNQECGSMQLQLRRHNHKCNKNDDLGGETFIPQTIEHMSKAHTCGLRDSDAGFKFADSQRPKMFLRNSADNDKDSLTLDARKRLSTIDELEEFLPGRESSLFLHNYLENKKDFNSIGVSAFEIRYPEKPHDKKTKKSLIGGNHSKIVVEQRKSEYYELKAKLQGTPDYLQVLEEQTALSKF; this comes from the coding sequence ATGCTGCTGCTTGTTCTGTTGGCCTTTTTCGTATCGAGTGCATTTTCTGACTCGGATACTGAACTCTCAGCCGAGACCTGCAGTGCCTGCTCTTGCATGTCCATTGAGAACGTCCTCTATGTGAACTGTGAGAAAATAACTGTGTACAGGCCAACGCAGCTGCTCCCTCCACAATCCAGCCTCTACCATTTGAATTTCCAGAAAAACCTTTTGTACATTCTTTACCCGAACACTTTTCTGAATTTCACGCACGCAGTTTCTCTCCAGCTGGGCAACAACAAGCTGCAGAACATCGAGGGAGGGGCCTTCATGGGACTCAGTGCATTAAAACAGTTGCACTTAAATaacaatgaattaaaagagCTCAGAGCTGACACTTTCCGGGGGATTGAAAACTTGGAATACCTCCAGGCTGACTACAATTTAATCAAGTATATTGAGAAGGGAGCCTTCAACAAATTACATAAGCTAAAGGTTGTAATTCTAAATGACAATCTTATACAGAGCCTGCCTGAGAACATATTCCGCTTTGCCTCCCTCACACACTTGGATATAAGAGGAAACCGGATACAGAAACTCCCTTACCTTGGAGTTTTGGAGCATATTGGAAGGATAGTGGAATTGCAACTGGATGACAACCCATGGAATTGCACTTGTGATTTGTTACCTCTGAAAGCTTGGTTGGAGAATATGCCCTATAACATTTTCATTGGAGAGGCTATATGTGAGACTCCCAGTGACTTATATGGCCGACTTTTGAAAGAGACCAATAAACAAGAACTATGCCCTCTCGGAGTTGGCAGTGACTTTGATGTGAGGATGCCCCCTTCTCAGCCAGATTTTGGACACACCATATCTAACATTTCACCGTCTACAATAGCACCCTCAGTTACCAAAGCGCCGAAAACTACAAACCCCTCCAAAATCTATGGGAATGGAATTGTTGCTGGTATTCCAGTGGGTAAAAATGGCCAAATCGTATCCTACCAAACCCGAGTCCCTCCCCTTTCCTGTCCTCAGCCCTGCGTTTGCAAAGCTCATCCATCTGATTTCGGCATCAGTGTGAGTTGTCAGGAAAGAAATATCCAGAGTCTAGCTGATCTTACACCCAGACCTCCAAATTCCAAGAAGTTGCACCTCAGTGGTAATTACATTAGAAATATCAGCCCCACTGACTTCCAAGGGTTTGAAGGATTAGATCTCTTACACCTGGGCAGTAATCAAATATCCACTGTTCAAAAAGGTGTGTTTGGAAATCTGACCAACCTGCGCAGGCTATACCTTAATGGAAATCAGCTTGAGCAGCTTCACCCGGAAATGTTCCTCGGCCTCAGTAACCTCCAGTATTTGTATTTGGAATATAATGCTATAAAGGAGGTGTTAGCGGGGACATTTAACTCCATGCCAAATTTGCAGCTCTTGTATCTAAACAACAATGTGCTCCGAAGCCTCCCTGCGTACATTTTTGCTGGTGTGCCTCTTGCTCGGTTGAATCTAAAGAACAATCACTTTATGACTTTGCCTGTGAGTGGCGTGCTGGACCAGCTCAAATCTCTCACTCAGATAGATCTTGAAGGCAATCCCTGGGAATGCTCATGTGATTTAGTCGCTTTGAAACTGTGGTTGGAGAAGCTGAATGAGGGGGTGGCTGCCAAGGAGGTCAGATGTGCATCCCCAGTGCAGTTTGCAAACATTGAGCTGAGGGAGCTGAAAAACGAGATCCTGTGTCCTAAGCTCATAGCCAGGCCTCCTTTTATCCTGACTAGCGCAACCCCTCTGGCCACGTCAATGTCACCTGCTGGAGTCGGGAAGGCACCTCCTGGTGGGCCGGTGCCTCTGTCAATCATGATTTTGAGCATCCTGGTGGTCTTGATCCTCACAGTGTTTGTTGCTTTCTGCCTCTTAGTCTTCGTGCTCAGGCGAAACAAAAAGCCTGCTGGGAGGCAGGAGGGACTTGGCAACCAGGAGTGTGGCTCCATGCAGCTCCAGCTGAGGAGGCACAACCACAAATGCAACAAAAACGATGACCTGGGCGGGGAGACCTTTATCCCGCAGACCATTGAGCACATGAGCAAAGCCCACACTTGTGGATTGAGAGACTCAGATGCCGGCTTCAAGTTTGCCGACTCCCAGAGACCGAAAATGTTCTTACGCAACAGCGCAGACAACGACAAGGACTCTCTAACGCTGGACGCCAGGAAACGATTAAGTACCATTGATGAGCTGGAGGAGTTCCTACCTGGAAGAGAGTCCAGCCTGTTCCTCCACAACTACTTGGAGAACAAAAAGGATTTCAACAGTATAGGGGTGAGTGCTTTTGAGATCCGTTACCCCGAGAAAccacatgacaaaaaaacaaaaaagtcattGATA